A genomic window from Cherax quadricarinatus isolate ZL_2023a chromosome 51, ASM3850222v1, whole genome shotgun sequence includes:
- the LOC128706429 gene encoding uncharacterized protein isoform X2, with the protein MWSGGRKGAAVLQLLLVVSNWLTLVQAVIESVQVTPSNTSGFLIGELSFLQFLVACALFLQLVAIYANGGLPIEIDLDFANRGGNPNTARDRRADTRVGASIVFVDCPLQFVCEMETWANRDHDRFLDRLIASWFRSPNITWNRPEAATFAGMGICMEMYPCPFDVQEVVGFRIPGSNSLTSAPSSWTGISFRQEPWL; encoded by the exons ATGTGGAGCGGTGGAAGGAAGGGAGCTGCTGTACTGCAGCTCCTGCTGGTAGTCAGCAACTGGCTGACCCTTGTCCAGGCTGTCATCGAGTCTGTCCAAGtcactcccagtaacacttctGGCTTCTTGATAGGAGAACTGTCTTTTCTACAGTTCCTGGTGGCTTGCGCTTTATTTCTCCAGTTAGTAGCAATCTACGCTAATGGTGGCCTGCCCATCGAAATCGATCTCGACTTCGCCAACAGAGGGGGAAACCCTAACACCGCCAGAGATCGCAGAGCCGACACCAGA GTGGGAGCATCGATAGTTTTCGTGGACTGTCCACTACAGTTCGTGTGTGAGATGGAAACCTGGGCCAACCGAGACCACGACCGCTTCCTGGACAGACTTATTGCATCCTGGTTTAG GAGCCCCAACATCACTTGGAACCGGCCCGAGGCTGCTACGTTCGCCGGCATGGGTATCTGCATGGAAATGTACCCGTGTCCTTTCGATGTGCAGGAAGTGGTGGGCTTCAGGATCCCCGGTTCCAACTCTCTCACTAGTGCGCCCTCTAGTTGGACTGGAATTAGTTTCAGACAGGAACCTTGGCTCTAG
- the LOC128706429 gene encoding uncharacterized protein isoform X1: MMVESIWSGGWKGKVVMVLLVFCSTCVTLVHATVEEIQVSPTSVYGFQLGELSWMQFIMGSLIFIMFVVLYAEGVLPVEVDLGFPNTVAGQTRNPRADNRVGASIVFVDCPLQFVCEMETWANRDHDRFLDRLIASWFRSPNITWNRPEAATFAGMGICMEMYPCPFDVQEVVGFRIPGSNSLTSAPSSWTGISFRQEPWL; the protein is encoded by the exons ATGATGGTAGAAAGTATATGGAGTGGTGGATGGAAGGGAAAAGTTGTGATGGTTCTTCTGGTGTTTTGTAGCACATGTGTGACTCTCGTTCATGCTACCGTTGAAGAGATCCAGGTGTCCCCCACCAGCGTCTATGGTTTCCAACTGGGAGAGTTGTCATGGATGCAGTTCATCATGGGCAGCCTCATCTTCATCATGTTCGTAGTGCTCTATGCTGAGGGTGTGCTGCCCGTTGAGGTTGATCTAGGCTTCCCTAACACAGTCGCCGGCCAAACCAGAAATCCCCGAGCTGATAATCGC GTGGGAGCATCGATAGTTTTCGTGGACTGTCCACTACAGTTCGTGTGTGAGATGGAAACCTGGGCCAACCGAGACCACGACCGCTTCCTGGACAGACTTATTGCATCCTGGTTTAG GAGCCCCAACATCACTTGGAACCGGCCCGAGGCTGCTACGTTCGCCGGCATGGGTATCTGCATGGAAATGTACCCGTGTCCTTTCGATGTGCAGGAAGTGGTGGGCTTCAGGATCCCCGGTTCCAACTCTCTCACTAGTGCGCCCTCTAGTTGGACTGGAATTAGTTTCAGACAGGAACCTTGGCTCTAG